One genomic window of Candidatus Micrarchaeota archaeon includes the following:
- a CDS encoding DedA family protein encodes MSNKQTENRSPRKSKNATKNNNRISFSSLFFLTGIVALTIVLGLFAKSLTSSLRALGYFGAFLISLIGSSTVILPLPTWTVILGMATRLDPIILGVITGLGSAIGESTGYFAGLSGRRIVYKDKDGIITRHKRMLHVYGPLAIVFVAFVPNPVFDLAGIAAGAVKMPYWKFFIACFIGKTLRFILMMYTTAHVYSWLID; translated from the coding sequence CCGAAAACCGAAGCCCAAGAAAAAGTAAAAACGCAACAAAAAACAACAATAGAATATCCTTTTCCTCGCTATTTTTCCTTACAGGTATCGTTGCGCTAACGATAGTATTGGGTCTGTTTGCAAAAAGTTTAACATCCAGTTTACGCGCATTAGGTTATTTTGGAGCGTTCCTTATTTCACTCATCGGAAGTTCAACGGTTATACTTCCTTTACCGACGTGGACGGTTATCCTGGGGATGGCTACACGATTGGACCCGATAATTCTCGGGGTCATTACAGGGTTGGGAAGCGCCATAGGCGAATCGACAGGTTATTTTGCAGGGTTGAGCGGTAGACGGATCGTTTACAAAGACAAGGACGGTATTATCACACGACATAAAAGAATGTTGCATGTTTACGGACCGCTTGCCATAGTGTTTGTCGCGTTCGTGCCGAACCCGGTGTTCGATTTAGCCGGGATCGCTGCCGGTGCGGTCAAGATGCCTTACTGGAAATTTTTCATAGCGTGTTTTATAGGTAAAACGTTGCGTTTCATATTGATGATGTACACGACCGCACACGTATACTCATGGTTGATCGATTGA